The Streptococcus sp. 29896 genome includes a region encoding these proteins:
- the speE gene encoding polyamine aminopropyltransferase: MEMWFSEVQTPDVKLSIRTSQQLYAGKSEFQDIAVLDSPAFGKILTLNGRVLFSDADDFVYNEMAVHVPMAVHPNPKKILILGGGDGGVAQVLSMYPEIERIDVVEPDELLVEVCRQYFPDYASGLEDERVEVYLQDGLRFLRNCENEYDIIINDATDPFGHTEGLFTKEFYGNAYRALKEDGIMVYQHGSPFYDEDESAFRSMHRKATQSFPISRVYQAHIPTSAAGYWLFGFASKKYHPIEDFDKEKWKARQLFTEYYTANLHIGAFLLPRYVEDILEEEEKK, encoded by the coding sequence ATGGAAATGTGGTTTTCAGAAGTCCAAACACCAGATGTCAAGTTATCCATTCGGACCAGCCAGCAGCTATATGCCGGAAAGAGTGAGTTTCAGGATATTGCTGTGTTGGACTCGCCAGCCTTTGGAAAGATTTTGACCCTTAATGGTCGGGTTCTCTTTTCAGACGCCGATGATTTTGTCTACAATGAGATGGCCGTTCATGTGCCCATGGCAGTTCATCCAAATCCCAAGAAAATATTGATTTTGGGTGGTGGAGATGGTGGAGTTGCTCAAGTTCTCAGTATGTATCCTGAAATCGAACGTATTGACGTTGTAGAGCCAGATGAACTCCTTGTGGAAGTGTGTCGTCAGTATTTCCCAGACTATGCATCAGGACTTGAAGATGAGCGTGTAGAGGTATATTTGCAGGACGGTTTGCGGTTCTTGCGCAACTGTGAAAATGAGTATGACATCATCATCAATGATGCGACAGATCCATTTGGACATACGGAAGGATTGTTTACCAAGGAATTTTACGGTAATGCCTACCGGGCTTTGAAGGAAGATGGCATCATGGTTTACCAACATGGTTCGCCATTTTATGACGAAGATGAGTCTGCCTTTCGTTCCATGCATCGGAAGGCGACCCAATCCTTCCCTATTAGTCGTGTCTATCAGGCCCATATTCCGACATCTGCGGCGGGCTATTGGCTCTTTGGCTTTGCCTCTAAAAAATACCATCCCATTGAAGATTTTGACAAGGAAAAATGGAAAGCGCGCCAGCTTTTCACAGAATACTATACCGCAAACCTACATATCGGAGCATTTCTCTTGCCCCGTTATGTCGAAGATATTTTAGAAGAAGAGGAGAAAAAATAA
- the galE gene encoding UDP-glucose 4-epimerase GalE, which produces MSILVTGGAGYIGSHTVVELLKLGKDVVIVDNLSNSSILVLDRIEEITGKRPGFYQLDVADKLALRGVFEKENIESAIHFAGYKAVGESVAKPVMYYENNIMSTLALVEVMAEFGVKKIVFSSSATVYGLNNPSPLVETMPTSATNPYGYTKVMLEQILRDVEVADKEWSVALLRYFNPIGAHESGLIGEDPAGIPNNLMPFVAQVAVGKRPELSVFGSDYDTVDGTGVRDYIHVIDLALGHIKALEKISTTSGVHTYNLGSGQGTSVLELVQAFEKVNGVPVPYKIVDRRPGDVATCYANADKALAELNWKTEKTIEDMCRDTWNWQSKNPNGYEG; this is translated from the coding sequence ATGAGTATTTTAGTAACAGGCGGAGCAGGCTATATTGGTAGCCATACCGTTGTGGAATTGTTGAAATTAGGGAAAGATGTTGTTATCGTAGATAATCTATCCAATTCTAGCATCTTGGTTTTGGACCGCATTGAAGAAATCACTGGCAAACGTCCAGGATTTTACCAACTTGATGTAGCAGATAAGCTTGCTCTTCGTGGGGTTTTTGAAAAAGAAAACATTGAATCGGCTATTCACTTTGCAGGCTATAAGGCAGTTGGTGAGTCCGTAGCCAAACCGGTCATGTACTACGAAAACAACATCATGTCCACGCTAGCTTTAGTAGAAGTCATGGCAGAGTTTGGTGTCAAAAAGATTGTCTTCTCATCCAGCGCAACGGTTTACGGTCTTAACAACCCATCTCCTTTGGTGGAAACCATGCCAACCAGCGCAACCAACCCTTATGGCTATACAAAAGTCATGTTGGAACAAATCTTGCGTGATGTGGAAGTAGCAGATAAGGAATGGAGTGTTGCCCTTCTCCGTTATTTCAACCCAATCGGTGCCCATGAATCAGGCTTAATCGGTGAAGATCCAGCAGGCATTCCAAACAACCTCATGCCATTTGTGGCTCAAGTAGCAGTAGGTAAGCGTCCAGAACTCAGTGTCTTTGGTTCAGATTATGACACAGTAGATGGAACGGGTGTTCGTGATTACATCCACGTGATTGACTTGGCACTTGGTCACATCAAGGCATTGGAAAAAATTTCGACAACCTCAGGTGTGCATACCTATAACCTCGGATCTGGTCAAGGAACTAGTGTACTGGAATTGGTCCAAGCCTTTGAAAAAGTCAATGGCGTGCCTGTACCTTATAAAATTGTTGACCGTCGCCCTGGCGATGTGGCAACTTGCTATGCCAACGCAGACAAGGCGTTAGCTGAACTCAATTGGAAAACCGAAAAAACCATTGAAGATATGTGCCGCGACACTTGGAACTGGCAGTCTAAAAATCCAAATGGTTATGAAGGATAA
- a CDS encoding metal-sulfur cluster assembly factor, producing MAYSEEEVKEIQERIFHALEEVIDPELGIDIINLGLIYDIRFQDGRTEIDMTLTTMGCPLADLITDQIHDVLKSVPEVTEVDVRLVWSPAWTIQKMSRYARIALGIK from the coding sequence ATGGCCTATTCTGAAGAAGAAGTAAAGGAAATTCAGGAGCGAATTTTCCACGCTTTGGAAGAAGTGATTGACCCAGAATTGGGGATTGATATTATCAATCTTGGTCTGATTTATGATATCCGTTTCCAAGATGGACGGACAGAAATTGATATGACCCTTACAACCATGGGCTGTCCTTTGGCTGACTTGATTACAGATCAGATTCATGATGTGTTGAAGTCTGTACCAGAAGTGACAGAAGTAGATGTGCGTTTGGTCTGGTCACCAGCCTGGACCATTCAAAAAATGAGCCGCTATGCTCGTATTGCCCTTGGAATCAAATAA
- the dnaG gene encoding DNA primase: protein MITKELINEIKQAVNIVDVIGESVALTKAGRNYLGLCPFHGEKTPSFNVLEDKQFYHCFGCGKSGDVFTFLEEQRGLSFLDAVRELGQQAGFQVDIVPVQQGPKSHHPHQVLLDIHAEAGKFYHALLMTTKMGEDAKNYLHERGLTDQDLKQFQIGLSPSDPNILFQSLSKKFSENDLLQSGLFNTADTNMVYDAFQGRIIFPLTDEEGQIVAFSGRIWTESDRLNKQIAKYKNSRSTAIFNKSYELYHLDQAKASIKKQREVYLMEGYMDVIAAHRAGVENVVASMGTALTREQVQHLAKFCQKVVVAYDGDKAGQAATAKVLEELGQFQVEVVRFPDGMDPDEFLSKNSPQALQNILNKSRMSQVEFLIHHLRPENPDNLQMQIDFVDRIAPIIANTKSITAQNTYIYKVADLLPDFDYSQVELAVNAVRLHQRQERSRDVSRQEMAPPLVREIPQQLKISPLIRTENHLLYRMQEHAYILNDYRLREDFHFYTPELETLYQVLKAEGEVSSYELAQMEESVQRAWYRVMEERLPEDVGQDELEELEARRQREWMRRENQVKSRTIREQTHVGNDAAALDELAQLIAQKRKME, encoded by the coding sequence GTGATTACAAAAGAACTCATCAATGAAATCAAACAGGCAGTGAATATTGTCGATGTGATTGGAGAATCCGTTGCCCTTACCAAGGCAGGGCGTAATTATTTAGGGCTTTGTCCTTTTCATGGTGAAAAAACACCATCGTTTAACGTATTAGAGGACAAGCAGTTTTATCATTGTTTTGGCTGTGGAAAATCTGGCGATGTCTTCACGTTTTTAGAAGAGCAGCGAGGGCTTAGCTTCCTAGATGCAGTTCGAGAGTTGGGACAGCAGGCAGGTTTTCAAGTGGATATTGTGCCGGTTCAGCAAGGTCCAAAATCCCATCATCCGCATCAAGTTTTGCTGGATATTCATGCCGAGGCAGGCAAATTCTACCATGCCTTGTTGATGACCACCAAGATGGGAGAAGATGCCAAGAATTACCTTCACGAACGCGGATTGACAGATCAGGATTTGAAGCAGTTTCAAATTGGCTTGTCGCCATCGGATCCCAATATTCTTTTCCAGTCTCTTTCCAAAAAGTTTTCGGAAAACGACCTTTTGCAATCTGGACTCTTTAATACTGCAGATACCAATATGGTCTATGATGCCTTTCAGGGGCGGATTATTTTTCCCTTGACAGATGAAGAGGGGCAAATAGTTGCTTTTTCGGGGAGAATTTGGACAGAATCCGACCGCCTAAACAAACAGATTGCCAAGTACAAGAATTCTCGGTCAACGGCGATCTTTAACAAAAGTTACGAACTGTATCATCTGGATCAGGCCAAGGCTTCGATTAAGAAGCAGCGAGAAGTCTATCTGATGGAAGGCTATATGGATGTTATTGCTGCCCATCGGGCAGGTGTAGAAAATGTAGTAGCTTCTATGGGAACAGCTTTGACCAGAGAACAAGTTCAGCATTTGGCTAAGTTTTGTCAAAAGGTTGTGGTAGCCTATGATGGCGATAAGGCTGGTCAGGCTGCAACGGCCAAGGTCTTGGAAGAATTGGGCCAGTTTCAAGTGGAGGTTGTACGGTTCCCTGATGGAATGGACCCAGATGAGTTTCTTTCAAAAAATTCACCTCAGGCCCTGCAGAATATCCTGAACAAATCTCGTATGAGTCAGGTGGAGTTTTTGATTCATCACTTGAGGCCAGAGAATCCTGATAATCTGCAGATGCAGATTGATTTTGTGGACCGAATCGCTCCAATTATCGCAAATACCAAGTCGATTACGGCTCAGAACACTTATATTTATAAAGTGGCTGATTTGCTGCCTGACTTTGATTACAGTCAGGTGGAATTGGCTGTCAATGCGGTTCGCCTTCATCAAAGGCAGGAAAGGAGTCGAGATGTTTCGAGGCAGGAAATGGCTCCTCCCCTTGTTCGAGAAATACCGCAGCAACTAAAGATTAGCCCATTGATTCGGACTGAAAATCATTTGTTGTATCGGATGCAGGAGCATGCCTACATTTTGAATGATTACCGTTTGAGGGAAGATTTTCATTTCTATACCCCTGAATTGGAAACCTTATATCAAGTTCTCAAGGCTGAGGGAGAAGTTTCCAGTTACGAGCTGGCCCAGATGGAGGAATCTGTTCAGCGTGCCTGGTACCGCGTCATGGAAGAACGGTTGCCAGAGGATGTTGGACAGGATGAACTTGAGGAATTAGAAGCTAGAAGGCAAAGGGAGTGGATGCGACGTGAAAATCAAGTCAAATCTAGGACCATTCGTGAACAAACCCATGTGGGAAATGATGCTGCTGCCCTTGATGAGTTAGCACAACTCATCGCACAAAAAAGAAAAATGGAGTAA
- a CDS encoding saccharopine dehydrogenase family protein: protein MSRLLVIGCGGVAQVAISKVCQAEDTFKEVMIASRTKSKCDDLKAVLEEKTSVKIETAQVDADKVEEVIALIESYQPKAVLNVALPYQDLTIMDACLATGVDYIDTANYECEDTEDPEWRAIYEKRCAEEGFTAYFDYSWQWAYKERFEKAGLIALLGSGFDPGVTSVFSAYALKHYFDEIHYIDILDCNGGDHGYPFATNFNPEINLREVSAPGSYWENGKWVEVEAMSIKREYDFPEVGQKDMYLLHHEEIESLAKNIPGVKRIRFFMTFGQSYLTHMKCLENVGLLRTDPINFNGQEVVPIQFLKALLPDPASLGPRTVGKTNIGCIFTGVKDGVEKTIYIYNVCDHQECYKEVGSQAISYTTGVPAMIGTKLVMDGTWKKPGVYNLEELDPDPFMDLLNQYGLPWQVVENPVLVD from the coding sequence ATGAGTCGTTTGTTAGTGATTGGTTGTGGCGGAGTTGCCCAAGTTGCCATCAGCAAGGTTTGTCAGGCAGAAGATACCTTCAAGGAAGTCATGATTGCCAGCCGGACCAAGTCCAAGTGTGATGATTTGAAGGCTGTTTTGGAAGAAAAAACGTCCGTAAAAATTGAAACTGCCCAAGTGGATGCGGACAAGGTAGAAGAAGTGATTGCCTTGATTGAAAGTTACCAGCCAAAAGCTGTCTTAAACGTTGCCCTGCCTTACCAAGACTTGACCATCATGGATGCCTGCTTGGCGACAGGTGTGGACTACATCGATACCGCCAACTATGAGTGCGAGGACACCGAAGACCCAGAATGGCGGGCTATCTATGAAAAACGCTGTGCAGAAGAAGGCTTTACAGCCTACTTTGACTACTCATGGCAGTGGGCTTACAAGGAGCGTTTTGAAAAAGCAGGGCTGATAGCTCTTTTGGGATCCGGATTTGATCCAGGGGTGACCAGCGTATTTTCAGCCTACGCACTCAAGCATTATTTCGATGAAATTCATTACATCGACATCCTAGACTGTAACGGTGGAGACCACGGCTATCCATTTGCGACCAACTTCAACCCAGAAATCAACTTGCGTGAGGTTTCTGCCCCAGGCTCCTACTGGGAAAATGGCAAATGGGTGGAAGTTGAAGCCATGTCGATCAAGCGAGAATATGATTTCCCAGAAGTGGGCCAAAAAGACATGTACCTCCTCCACCACGAAGAAATCGAATCGCTGGCTAAGAATATTCCAGGTGTCAAACGCATTCGCTTCTTTATGACTTTCGGTCAATCCTACTTGACTCACATGAAATGCTTGGAAAATGTTGGCCTTCTGAGAACAGACCCAATCAACTTCAACGGACAAGAAGTAGTGCCTATCCAATTCCTTAAAGCACTATTACCAGACCCAGCCAGCCTTGGTCCACGTACCGTTGGCAAGACCAATATCGGCTGTATTTTCACAGGTGTCAAGGATGGTGTGGAGAAGACTATCTATATCTACAATGTTTGTGACCACCAAGAGTGCTATAAGGAAGTTGGTTCACAGGCTATTTCCTACACAACTGGCGTGCCAGCTATGATTGGAACCAAGCTTGTCATGGACGGAACTTGGAAAAAACCAGGTGTTTACAACTTGGAAGAATTGGATCCAGATCCATTTATGGACCTGCTCAACCAGTATGGTCTACCTTGGCAGGTAGTAGAAAATCCTGTTTTGGTGGACTAG
- a CDS encoding aminotransferase class I/II-fold pyridoxal phosphate-dependent enzyme → MKNQHQAPIYQGLVQLRRKRIVPFDVPGHKRGRGNPELVELLGEKCVGIDVNSMKPLDNLGHPVSIIREAEELAAEAFGASHAFLMVGGTTSSVQTMILATCKAGDKIILPRNVHKSALNALVLCGAIPVYVDMSVEPRVGIALALENAAFERAIAEHPDAVAVLINNPTYYGICSDLRSLTEKAHAAGMKVLVDEAHGAHLHFSDQLPEAAMDVGADMAAVSMHKSGGSLTQSSLLLVGPDMNVEYVRQIINLTQSTSASYLLLASLDISRRNLALRGKESFEKVIEMSEYARREINAIGGYYAYSKELIDGKTVHDFDVTKLSIYTQGIGLTGIEVYDLLRDEYDIQIEFGDIGNILAYISIGDRLQDIERLVGALADIKRLYSRDGSDLISGEYIQPQLVLSPQEAFYAERESRSLQEAVGQVCGEFVMCYPPGIPLLAPGERVTQEIVDYIIFAKERGCSVQGTEDPDVNFINVIKEV, encoded by the coding sequence ATGAAAAATCAACACCAAGCCCCTATTTATCAGGGATTGGTACAGTTACGCCGAAAAAGGATTGTTCCCTTTGATGTGCCTGGACATAAGCGGGGACGGGGTAATCCAGAGTTGGTCGAACTGTTAGGAGAAAAATGCGTGGGGATTGATGTCAATTCCATGAAGCCCTTGGATAATCTAGGGCATCCCGTCTCCATTATCCGAGAGGCGGAGGAATTGGCGGCAGAAGCCTTTGGTGCTAGTCATGCCTTTCTCATGGTTGGAGGAACCACCTCCTCAGTCCAGACCATGATTTTGGCGACCTGTAAGGCGGGCGATAAGATTATCCTTCCCCGAAATGTCCATAAGTCAGCCCTCAATGCCCTTGTCCTTTGTGGTGCCATCCCTGTCTATGTGGATATGAGCGTGGAGCCACGGGTTGGCATTGCTCTTGCCTTGGAAAATGCAGCCTTTGAACGGGCCATTGCAGAACACCCCGATGCGGTGGCGGTTCTAATCAACAACCCGACCTACTATGGAATCTGCTCGGATCTGCGTAGCTTGACTGAGAAAGCTCACGCAGCGGGTATGAAAGTTTTGGTAGATGAGGCTCATGGTGCGCATTTGCATTTTTCGGACCAATTGCCAGAGGCGGCTATGGATGTGGGGGCTGATATGGCAGCTGTTTCCATGCATAAGTCAGGTGGTAGTCTGACACAGAGCTCGCTTTTATTGGTCGGTCCAGATATGAATGTGGAATATGTCCGTCAGATTATCAACCTGACCCAGTCAACATCCGCTTCCTATCTCTTGCTGGCTAGTCTGGATATTTCCCGCAGAAATCTAGCCCTTCGTGGCAAGGAATCTTTTGAAAAAGTCATTGAAATGTCTGAGTATGCTCGTCGTGAAATCAATGCCATCGGTGGCTACTATGCCTATTCTAAAGAATTGATTGATGGCAAAACGGTGCATGATTTTGATGTAACCAAGCTCTCCATCTATACGCAGGGCATTGGTCTGACAGGGATTGAAGTCTATGATTTGCTGCGGGATGAGTACGACATTCAGATTGAATTTGGTGATATTGGCAATATCTTGGCTTATATTTCAATCGGTGACCGCTTGCAGGACATTGAGCGGCTGGTAGGAGCTCTGGCTGACATTAAGCGACTCTACTCACGAGATGGTTCGGACCTGATTTCAGGAGAATACATCCAGCCGCAGCTGGTTTTATCACCGCAGGAGGCCTTTTATGCAGAGCGGGAAAGCCGTTCCCTGCAAGAAGCAGTTGGTCAGGTCTGCGGGGAATTTGTCATGTGCTATCCGCCAGGTATTCCTCTTTTGGCCCCTGGAGAACGAGTGACCCAGGAAATTGTTGACTACATCATCTTTGCCAAAGAGCGCGGTTGCTCCGTCCAAGGTACGGAAGATCCAGATGTCAACTTCATCAATGTCATTAAGGAGGTCTAG
- the aguA gene encoding agmatine deiminase, with the protein MIESPKAAGYRMPAEYELHHGTLMVWPTRPGSWPFDGQGAKKAFSQVIKTIAESEQVYLLVDEAHREEAKSMLGAGIAYLDIPTNDAWARDTGPTVLVHENGRALSVDWAFNAWGGSYDGLYQDYDADDQVASRFSQAIGLPVHDAHPFVLEGGAIHSDGEGTILVTESCLLSPGRNPHLTKVQIEQVLLDTLGAEKVLWLPYGIFNDETNEHVDNVAAFVGPAELVLAWTDDESDPQYAMSKADLDYLEEQVDAKGRKLTVHKLPIPKHPILITEEDLPGYVYEAGEEVRTAGERLAASYVNFYVSNGAVLVPQFADEHDEQALGLLAQLFPTRKVVGIPARDILLGGGNIHCITQQIPLYGAKCP; encoded by the coding sequence ATGATAGAAAGTCCAAAAGCAGCGGGTTACCGTATGCCTGCTGAGTATGAGCTCCATCACGGTACCCTAATGGTGTGGCCGACTCGCCCAGGATCCTGGCCCTTTGATGGTCAGGGGGCAAAAAAAGCCTTTAGCCAGGTCATTAAAACCATTGCTGAAAGCGAGCAGGTCTATCTCTTGGTCGATGAGGCACACCGTGAGGAGGCCAAATCCATGTTGGGGGCTGGCATTGCCTACCTGGACATCCCCACCAACGACGCTTGGGCGCGTGACACAGGTCCGACGGTCTTGGTCCATGAAAATGGCAGAGCTTTGTCTGTCGATTGGGCCTTTAACGCTTGGGGCGGAAGCTATGATGGTCTTTATCAGGACTATGATGCAGATGATCAGGTGGCTAGTCGCTTCAGTCAGGCCATCGGTCTACCAGTCCATGATGCCCATCCCTTTGTCCTAGAAGGTGGAGCCATCCATAGCGATGGTGAAGGAACCATCTTGGTGACCGAATCCTGTTTACTGAGCCCAGGCCGCAATCCTCATCTGACAAAGGTCCAGATTGAGCAAGTGCTTCTAGATACTCTCGGAGCTGAAAAGGTTCTCTGGCTTCCTTACGGCATTTTCAACGATGAAACCAATGAGCATGTGGACAATGTTGCGGCCTTCGTCGGTCCAGCTGAGCTAGTCTTGGCATGGACAGATGATGAGTCAGATCCCCAATATGCCATGTCCAAAGCTGATTTGGACTACTTGGAAGAGCAAGTAGATGCCAAGGGCAGAAAGTTGACCGTCCACAAACTACCTATTCCCAAACATCCTATTCTAATAACAGAAGAGGACTTGCCAGGCTATGTTTATGAAGCGGGAGAAGAAGTACGGACAGCTGGCGAACGCTTAGCGGCTTCCTATGTGAATTTCTACGTCAGCAACGGTGCGGTTTTGGTACCTCAGTTTGCTGATGAACATGATGAGCAGGCACTTGGGCTTCTAGCGCAGCTTTTTCCAACCAGAAAAGTTGTCGGCATACCAGCCCGCGACATCCTACTTGGAGGTGGGAATATTCACTGTATTACCCAGCAAATTCCACTTTACGGGGCTAAATGTCCCTGA
- the mscL gene encoding large conductance mechanosensitive channel protein MscL, whose amino-acid sequence MLKELKAFLLRGNIVDLAVAVIIGGAFAAIIQSFVNDIITPLILNPALKAANVENISKLAWNGVTYGNFLSAVINFLIIGTSLFFVVKAVEKAMPKKVEEAAPAGPTQEELLAEIRDLLKK is encoded by the coding sequence ATGTTGAAAGAATTGAAGGCATTTTTGCTTCGTGGAAATATTGTTGACTTGGCTGTAGCTGTTATCATCGGTGGTGCTTTTGCCGCTATCATCCAATCATTTGTAAATGATATCATCACACCATTGATTTTGAACCCAGCTTTGAAAGCTGCGAACGTTGAAAACATTTCTAAGCTTGCTTGGAACGGTGTTACTTACGGTAACTTCTTGAGCGCTGTTATCAACTTCTTGATCATTGGTACTTCACTCTTCTTCGTTGTTAAGGCTGTTGAAAAAGCAATGCCTAAGAAAGTTGAAGAAGCTGCACCAGCTGGTCCAACTCAAGAAGAATTGCTTGCAGAAATCCGCGACTTGTTGAAAAAATAA
- the rpoD gene encoding RNA polymerase sigma factor RpoD: MASKKEKKTEVTTFDVQVAEFIRNHKKQGTAVDDVINDQLIIPFTLDADGIDDLLQRIQDAGISIVDKEGNPSARVMQVEEEPELSDEELLGSNSAKVNDPVRMYLKEIGVVPLLTNEEEQELALAVEAGDPEAKQRLAEANLRLVVSIAKRYVGRGMQFLDLIQEGNMGLMKAVDKFDYSKGFKFSTYATWWIRQAITRAIADQARTIRIPVHMVETINKLVREQRNLLQELGQDPTPEQIAERMDMTPDKVREILKIAQEPVSLETPIGEEDDSHLGDFIEDEVIENPVDYTTRVVLREQLDEVLDTLTDREENVLRLRFGLDDGKMRTLEDVGKVFNVTRERIRQIEAKALRKLRHPSRSKPLRDFIED, encoded by the coding sequence ATGGCAAGTAAAAAAGAAAAGAAAACAGAAGTGACCACCTTTGATGTCCAAGTTGCAGAATTTATCCGCAACCACAAAAAACAAGGGACAGCGGTTGATGATGTCATTAATGACCAGTTGATTATTCCTTTTACCTTGGATGCTGACGGTATTGATGATTTGTTGCAACGGATTCAAGATGCGGGAATTTCCATTGTTGATAAGGAAGGAAATCCTTCTGCTCGTGTTATGCAGGTAGAAGAGGAACCGGAACTATCGGATGAAGAATTGCTAGGTAGCAACTCTGCCAAGGTCAATGACCCTGTCCGCATGTATTTGAAAGAAATTGGGGTTGTGCCACTCTTAACCAACGAAGAAGAGCAGGAGTTGGCTCTGGCGGTCGAAGCGGGCGATCCAGAAGCCAAGCAACGTTTGGCAGAAGCCAACTTGCGTCTGGTTGTATCTATTGCTAAACGCTATGTTGGCCGTGGTATGCAGTTCCTTGATTTGATTCAAGAAGGAAACATGGGCTTGATGAAGGCCGTTGACAAGTTCGACTACTCCAAAGGCTTCAAGTTTTCAACCTATGCGACTTGGTGGATTCGTCAGGCTATTACCCGTGCTATTGCAGACCAGGCTCGTACTATTCGGATTCCTGTTCACATGGTAGAAACGATTAACAAATTGGTCCGTGAACAACGTAATCTCTTGCAAGAATTGGGGCAAGACCCAACACCTGAACAAATCGCAGAGCGTATGGACATGACACCAGACAAGGTTCGTGAAATCCTCAAGATTGCTCAGGAGCCTGTTTCTCTGGAAACACCAATTGGTGAAGAAGATGACAGTCATCTAGGAGATTTCATCGAAGACGAAGTGATTGAAAATCCAGTTGACTACACTACTCGTGTCGTTCTCCGCGAGCAACTCGACGAGGTATTGGATACCTTGACAGACCGTGAAGAAAATGTCCTCCGCCTCCGCTTCGGCTTGGACGACGGAAAAATGCGTACCCTCGAAGATGTCGGTAAAGTCTTCAACGTAACCCGCGAACGCATCCGCCAAATCGAAGCCAAAGCCCTCCGCAAACTCCGCCACCCATCCCGCAGCAAACCACTCAGAGATTTTATTGAGGATTAG
- the nspC gene encoding carboxynorspermidine decarboxylase yields MRIEQVPTPAYVIDEAKLVNNLEILKSVQDRTGCKVLLAQKAFSMYTTYPLISQYLSGTTASGLYEARLGREEFGGEVHVFAPAFKDADLEEILEIADHIVFNSERQLRKHMDKCRAAGVSIGLRINPECSTQDEQALYDPCATGSRFGVRIDQFSEDLLDLVDGLHFHTLCEQNSDDLKTTLDAVEAKFGSYLHKVKWLNMGGGHHVTREDYNLDLLISSIQHMQEKYGLEVYIEPGEAIALNAGYLVTEVLDIVENGIETLVLDASATCHMPDVLEMPYRPPLRHGFEAGEKEFTYRLSSNTCLTGDIIGDYSFEKPVEIGDKLYFEDMAIYSFVKNNTFNGIGLPSLVLMDQTGDCRIIKSFGYEDFKGRLS; encoded by the coding sequence ATGAGAATTGAACAAGTCCCAACGCCAGCCTATGTCATTGACGAGGCTAAGCTGGTCAATAATTTAGAAATTCTCAAGTCGGTCCAAGACCGCACAGGCTGTAAGGTACTTTTGGCTCAAAAAGCCTTCTCCATGTATACCACCTATCCACTAATTAGCCAATATTTATCTGGAACAACTGCTTCAGGTCTTTATGAAGCTAGGCTGGGTCGTGAGGAATTTGGGGGCGAAGTCCATGTTTTTGCCCCAGCCTTCAAGGATGCAGATTTGGAAGAGATTTTGGAAATTGCAGACCACATTGTCTTCAATTCAGAGCGTCAGCTCCGCAAGCATATGGACAAATGCAGAGCAGCAGGAGTGAGTATTGGTCTGCGAATCAATCCGGAATGCTCCACTCAAGACGAGCAAGCCCTCTATGATCCCTGCGCAACGGGTTCTCGCTTCGGTGTTCGCATTGACCAGTTTTCAGAAGACCTACTGGACTTGGTGGATGGCCTGCATTTCCACACTCTCTGCGAGCAAAATTCCGATGATTTGAAAACCACCTTAGATGCTGTTGAGGCCAAATTCGGTTCCTACCTTCACAAAGTCAAATGGCTTAATATGGGGGGCGGCCATCATGTGACCAGAGAAGACTATAATCTGGACTTGCTGATTTCTTCTATCCAGCACATGCAGGAAAAATATGGGCTGGAAGTCTATATCGAGCCCGGAGAAGCCATTGCCCTCAATGCAGGCTATTTGGTGACAGAAGTGTTAGACATCGTTGAAAATGGTATTGAAACCCTGGTTTTGGACGCATCAGCTACCTGTCACATGCCAGATGTCTTGGAAATGCCCTATCGCCCACCGCTTCGGCATGGCTTTGAGGCTGGAGAGAAGGAATTTACTTACAGACTATCTTCCAATACCTGTCTGACGGGCGACATCATCGGCGATTATTCCTTTGAAAAGCCTGTGGAGATTGGCGACAAGCTCTACTTTGAAGATATGGCAATCTATTCTTTTGTCAAAAACAATACCTTCAACGGCATCGGTCTGCCAAGTCTGGTCTTGATGGATCAGACAGGCGACTGTCGGATTATCAAAAGCTTTGGCTATGAAGATTTCAAGGGGAGGTTGTCATGA